One window of the Limisphaera ngatamarikiensis genome contains the following:
- the hisC gene encoding histidinol-phosphate transaminase, translating to MARETVSEQLIRPLVRTLQPYVPGEQPRVKGLIKLNTNENPYPPSPRVLEAVRAAVDGRLRLYPDPTAERLRDKLARLHGCDPDQILVGNGADEVLRLAVHTFVEPLAAQRGPLSRRYLVPPAPATVQSFVPSYSLYPVLAAQHGAAFNPVPLQMEFALPEAGQLKHLKQWQPQAALTIITTPNAPSGRGYATRDIENICARTRGVLLLDETYADFAPENALALALKHPHVIVCRSFSKAYSLCFLRIGYAVGPKPLIQAMHKLRDSYNVNGLAQVAAEATLDDLAYYRENFRKIIETREWTTRQLQQLGFLVLPSQTNFILTRPPGPPAGDWYAQFRQNNILVRWFDTPELSPYLRITIGTPKDMETLVRVAKRLLR from the coding sequence ATGGCAAGGGAAACGGTCTCGGAACAACTGATCCGGCCCTTGGTGCGTACCCTGCAGCCGTACGTGCCGGGGGAACAACCGCGTGTGAAGGGGTTGATCAAGCTCAACACCAACGAAAACCCCTACCCGCCATCCCCGCGCGTCCTGGAAGCCGTGCGTGCCGCCGTGGATGGCCGGCTCCGACTCTACCCCGACCCCACAGCGGAACGGTTGCGGGACAAGTTGGCCCGGCTGCACGGGTGCGACCCGGACCAGATCCTCGTGGGCAACGGAGCCGACGAAGTGTTGCGTCTGGCCGTGCACACATTCGTGGAACCCCTGGCAGCCCAGCGGGGACCGTTGAGCCGGCGCTACCTCGTCCCACCGGCCCCCGCCACGGTCCAGAGCTTCGTCCCCAGTTACTCGTTGTATCCCGTCCTGGCCGCACAACACGGAGCCGCCTTCAACCCGGTGCCCCTGCAGATGGAGTTTGCACTCCCGGAGGCCGGCCAGCTGAAACACCTGAAACAATGGCAACCCCAGGCCGCCTTGACGATCATCACCACGCCCAACGCCCCCAGCGGCCGCGGTTACGCCACACGCGACATCGAGAACATTTGCGCCCGGACCCGGGGGGTGCTGCTCCTGGATGAAACCTACGCGGATTTCGCACCAGAAAACGCCCTCGCGTTGGCGTTGAAACACCCGCACGTGATCGTCTGCCGCAGTTTTTCCAAGGCGTATTCGCTCTGTTTCCTCCGCATCGGATACGCCGTCGGGCCCAAGCCTCTCATCCAGGCCATGCACAAGCTGCGGGACAGTTACAACGTCAACGGCCTGGCACAGGTGGCGGCCGAGGCCACACTGGATGACCTGGCTTATTACCGCGAGAATTTCCGAAAAATCATCGAGACGCGCGAGTGGACCACACGCCAGTTGCAGCAACTCGGCTTCCTGGTCCTGCCCAGCCAGACGAACTTCATCCTGACACGCCCCCCGGGACCACCGGCCGGCGATTGGTACGCGCAGTTCCGTCAAAACAACATCCTGGTCCGCTGGTTCGATACCCCCGAACTCTCCCCCTACCTGCGCATCACCATCGGTACACCGAAGGACATGGAAACGTTGGTGCGGGTGGCGAAACGGTTGCTTCGCTGA
- a CDS encoding CbiX/SirB N-terminal domain-containing protein translates to MSDLEPAMWQQATVIILGHGTEENPRSAEAVRFQARELQAKRLFAAVREAFWKQQPHLQSVLAEVASPLVYVVPLFMAEGYFAARIIPEALGLQAPAQPGRSWPKLRIEPGRVLVYCAPVGTHPRLAEVALARAEGIVRAHPFPRVPQPSEISLFLAGHGTGRDAQSRRSVEDLAGQIRALGRYARVDAVFLDEEPRIPAVYDLAPTRRIVVVPAFISDGLHTLEDIPVLLGEPARVVKERLDSGRFPWRNPTERNGKLVWYTPALGSEPALQEVILERIREAGPYVPADAWPR, encoded by the coding sequence ATGAGCGACCTAGAACCTGCAATGTGGCAGCAGGCCACGGTGATCATCCTGGGTCACGGCACGGAGGAAAATCCACGGTCCGCCGAGGCGGTCCGCTTTCAGGCACGTGAGCTGCAGGCAAAACGGCTTTTTGCCGCGGTGCGCGAGGCGTTCTGGAAACAACAACCGCACTTGCAGTCCGTGCTGGCGGAGGTCGCTTCGCCCCTGGTCTATGTGGTGCCCCTGTTCATGGCCGAAGGTTACTTTGCCGCCCGCATCATTCCGGAGGCCCTGGGACTTCAAGCGCCAGCCCAACCGGGTCGTTCCTGGCCGAAACTGAGGATCGAGCCCGGCCGTGTCCTGGTCTATTGCGCGCCGGTCGGCACTCACCCGCGCCTGGCGGAAGTGGCCCTGGCGCGTGCCGAGGGAATCGTGCGCGCCCATCCGTTCCCCCGGGTTCCACAACCTTCGGAGATCAGTCTCTTCCTCGCAGGACACGGTACCGGGCGCGACGCTCAGTCGCGACGGTCCGTGGAGGATCTCGCCGGGCAAATCCGGGCGCTGGGACGGTATGCGCGGGTGGATGCGGTCTTCCTCGACGAAGAGCCGCGCATCCCGGCCGTTTACGACCTGGCCCCGACACGCCGCATCGTGGTGGTCCCGGCCTTCATCAGCGATGGCCTGCATACCTTGGAAGATATTCCCGTCCTTCTGGGCGAGCCGGCGCGCGTGGTGAAGGAACGACTGGACTCGGGCCGGTTCCCCTGGCGAAACCCCACCGAGCGCAACGGCAAACTGGTCTGGTACACGCCGGCCCTGGGATCCGAACCCGCACTCCAAGAGGTGATCCTCGAGCGCATCCGCGAAGCCGGTCCTTACGTGCCGGCCGATGCCTGGCCCCGGTGA
- a CDS encoding SGNH/GDSL hydrolase family protein, with product MRAKWIFLVLGLSLGLIACRTPQVAFQEPALPGYVPLPAPSVTRLWLQPGDRVAICGDSITEQRMYSRLIEDYLTVCVPQYQVSVRQYGWSGERAPGFLARMTNDCLRFRPTLATTCYGMNDHEYRPYEERIGRAYVENLGAVVRAFQAHGARVIVGSPGCVGKVPHWVKSATGTVADLNRSLGTLRNLALQVAEREGAGFADVFVPMLRAGELGRQRFGTNFMIAGQDGVHPDWAGHGVMAYAFLKAMGLDGDIGTFMVDLRDNSIRVSPGHELVSAVGRTFTIRSHRYAFPACLPRAVIPEGPRPAFPACEDEPGNETASLRAAFGLVPFHQDLNRLMLVVRGGSAGSYRVRWGNTSKVFTAAELARGVNLAEAFEETPFAAAFARVDAAVAAKQAFETRQVKQIFHGPEGRADLEKAVRQTEAERDRLVAAIRAAFVPVTHTLSILPAS from the coding sequence ATGCGTGCCAAATGGATTTTCTTGGTTCTGGGGCTTTCGCTGGGGTTGATCGCCTGTCGGACACCGCAGGTGGCTTTTCAGGAACCGGCCCTTCCCGGGTACGTGCCACTGCCGGCGCCGTCGGTGACGCGTCTCTGGTTGCAACCCGGCGATCGCGTGGCGATTTGCGGCGATTCGATCACCGAGCAGCGGATGTACTCGCGGTTGATCGAGGATTATCTGACGGTTTGTGTGCCGCAGTATCAGGTCTCCGTGCGGCAGTACGGTTGGAGCGGTGAACGGGCCCCGGGTTTTTTGGCCCGGATGACGAATGATTGCCTTCGTTTCCGACCGACCCTCGCCACCACCTGTTATGGTATGAACGACCACGAATACCGCCCTTACGAGGAGCGGATTGGACGGGCGTATGTGGAGAACCTGGGTGCGGTGGTTCGGGCCTTTCAGGCCCATGGGGCCCGGGTGATTGTGGGATCGCCCGGCTGCGTGGGGAAGGTGCCGCACTGGGTCAAGTCGGCCACCGGCACGGTGGCGGATCTGAACCGCAGTCTGGGTACGTTGCGAAATCTGGCGCTGCAGGTGGCGGAGCGGGAGGGCGCGGGTTTTGCGGACGTGTTTGTGCCGATGTTGCGGGCGGGTGAGCTGGGTCGCCAGCGGTTCGGGACCAACTTCATGATCGCGGGTCAGGACGGCGTGCACCCGGATTGGGCCGGGCATGGAGTGATGGCGTACGCATTTCTCAAGGCCATGGGTTTGGACGGGGACATCGGAACCTTCATGGTGGATTTGCGCGATAATTCCATCCGGGTTTCGCCCGGGCACGAACTGGTGTCGGCCGTGGGGCGCACGTTTACCATTCGCAGTCATCGGTACGCGTTTCCCGCGTGCCTGCCGCGTGCGGTGATTCCGGAGGGGCCGCGTCCTGCGTTTCCAGCGTGTGAGGATGAACCGGGCAACGAGACGGCAAGTTTACGGGCGGCCTTCGGGCTGGTGCCCTTTCATCAGGACCTGAACCGCCTGATGTTGGTGGTTCGGGGCGGGAGCGCTGGCAGCTACCGGGTCCGGTGGGGCAACACCAGCAAGGTCTTCACCGCGGCGGAACTGGCCCGTGGCGTGAATCTGGCCGAGGCGTTTGAGGAAACCCCGTTTGCGGCCGCGTTTGCGCGGGTGGACGCGGCCGTGGCGGCCAAGCAAGCGTTCGAGACGCGCCAGGTGAAGCAAATCTTCCACGGTCCGGAGGGGCGGGCCGACCTGGAAAAGGCCGTCCGACAGACCGAGGCCGAGCGCGACCGGTTGGTGGCGGCGATCCGGGCGGCCTTTGTGCCTGTCACGCATACGCTGAGCATACTGCCCGCGTCCTGA
- a CDS encoding beta strand repeat-containing protein → MKPANRLICLVSRSALHICKVVTGVAVGALAFCAWGQSGTWYSTLPGFWSDPNNWVNGIVAYGPDQTALFQADPASGSTVGVTVDPRNGVDPVVIGHITFEDPDPSTVDNWSLDNGGAPLVLSNNTAPVAIVRVNLAQGGMTNLLTGWGLATITANLVTTNTFVKAGPGTLVLNPDPNGPLMGMNQFSGGTIISNGMLQLGPTARDDSRNPVNSTALGGAAGGPVIFRGGILRSYLAAIPGSNPSTTPTVSGLPNDLVIEPGQTGTLYLSPRAFPAFSGSVYGGGTMNLFVDFVRDNLGGNWSGFTGRVVVAASPRGNGDLRFTDEFVNNGGWANARVYITTNGVNTSTVNVYNNGTAGNQVAIGELAADVPGIATLFANNTTAGAGNSLPFVLRVGGLNTDATFSGNFAAPGVANGVGIIKEGTGTWILNGPTIEYNGITVVSNGVLQFGSGTSGKPGRTPVITNYATLAFGRSDDLVVTNLIDGPGNVEQRGTGTLFLAPAGGANPYTGRTIVRAGFLSVSNEAALGPAPGSYRADAITLAGGGLRAVQDQTLGEPTRGIQVDPAGGSLAADAGTTLTVGNVISGTGPLRIVGPGNVRLTGANTWTGRTILQGGTLLLESESVLGNAPATFAPDQLTLDGGRLQSTTSFAIDDANRGVTVAAGGGVIAPDAGTTLTLATPITGPGNLVKNGAGTLRLAAVDNRTGATTVESGTLAIAAGGNLVTSTPITVAGGAVLDVSAAGYTLNNGQTLTGSGEIRGHLTAGNGSTISPGESVGTLTVNGDLDLTGGATLRLDVAAASRDQLVVSGNLGLSGVNTVSVNLLEALPPGSYRLITYGGTLSGGVGNLTLAGYPPSRLVPSLTHDAAAKAIDLTITGQAAQLIWRGGLAGNAWDVNTTANWLHNGAPDVFLNGDTVQFDATGADNSQVNLVGSLSPGQAIVDAAANYTFQGTGKITGLASLIKRGSGTLTVLTDNDYTGPTRIEAGTVQVGNGTTGGSLGSGPVTNAASLVYNLPGERTVASAIHGSGQLSLQAGALVLTGDNTYSGGTTVAAGARLQVGDGGTTGSLGSGPANVQGELVFHRDGVLTNPAPITGSGSVTVRGPGRVALAANNSWSGTTTVDGGTLQVGIGSTNGTLGTAGQVTLSNGGVLAFHRSDNVTNAVAVVGDGTLAQLGPGKLVVTSDANQYGRTLVSGGVLELGDGVNPAGQLGTGPITLQAPGLLVLNRAPYTLTNLVEGTGGLVILGSSNRISTVGGPNTYSGGTLLSNTYVTLVPPATSPAIDGYVSVNSRAFGTGTLRVAGSNVVELAGATVNDLSGAIAVGEFSVPVNVPAGSRVRFELPGRFTWSSTVTGEGVVELGVNYVRGDIGGDWTGFEGVLNVVTNSVNGAPSGWDFRVATASGFPRARVHLVDNVTMYSRAASGSAIPFGELSGDPLSTIRAASAGGGSPGQTVTLVVGGLNTDATFAGTLYDNVSIVKVGTGRWTLTAFHNHTGNTTVSNGVLALAMSPEGSNGDIGSSPVITVAAPGVLDVTGRSDGLLDVGAMALQTLRGNGTVRGNVQINFSGTLAPGFPEGHGALTVQGTLTLYGNTTLRISRTLGPQSDRVICTNIVVQPGATLTVTQLDTNNLVTGDVFQLFSGPVAAENFGLIDLPQMNADGTVQYVWTNMLAVDGTIRLLQGGQPSVNTTPTNIMAVVSDGRLELSWPADRIGWRLLSNSVSITASDQWYPVAGSEATNRVIITPNPARTNVFYRLVYP, encoded by the coding sequence ATGAAGCCAGCCAATCGGTTGATCTGTTTGGTCTCTCGGTCGGCTCTGCACATCTGCAAGGTCGTCACGGGCGTTGCTGTCGGGGCCCTGGCGTTTTGTGCGTGGGGCCAGAGTGGTACGTGGTACAGCACCCTGCCCGGATTCTGGAGCGATCCCAACAACTGGGTGAACGGCATTGTGGCGTACGGGCCGGATCAGACGGCGCTGTTCCAGGCGGATCCGGCCAGTGGGAGCACCGTGGGTGTTACGGTGGACCCGCGCAACGGCGTGGACCCGGTGGTGATCGGGCACATCACCTTTGAGGATCCGGACCCGTCGACCGTGGACAACTGGTCCCTGGACAACGGCGGTGCTCCCCTGGTGCTGAGCAACAACACCGCGCCGGTGGCCATTGTGCGGGTGAACCTTGCCCAGGGCGGGATGACGAATCTTCTGACCGGCTGGGGGCTGGCCACCATCACGGCCAACCTGGTCACGACCAACACGTTCGTCAAAGCCGGTCCGGGCACGCTGGTGCTGAATCCGGATCCGAACGGCCCGCTGATGGGGATGAACCAGTTCAGCGGGGGCACGATCATCAGCAATGGCATGTTGCAGTTGGGGCCGACGGCCCGGGACGATTCGCGCAATCCTGTCAACAGCACGGCGCTGGGCGGTGCGGCCGGCGGTCCGGTGATTTTCCGGGGCGGGATTCTGCGCAGCTACCTGGCGGCCATTCCCGGCAGCAACCCCAGCACGACGCCCACGGTTAGTGGTTTGCCCAATGACCTGGTGATTGAACCCGGGCAGACCGGCACGCTGTACCTTTCGCCCCGTGCGTTTCCTGCGTTCAGCGGTAGCGTGTACGGTGGCGGCACAATGAATCTTTTCGTGGACTTTGTGCGGGATAATCTGGGCGGCAACTGGAGCGGGTTCACCGGCCGTGTGGTGGTGGCAGCGTCGCCGCGGGGCAACGGTGATCTGCGGTTTACGGATGAGTTTGTGAACAACGGTGGTTGGGCCAATGCGCGCGTTTACATCACCACGAACGGGGTCAACACCAGCACCGTGAACGTTTACAACAACGGCACGGCCGGCAACCAGGTGGCGATTGGTGAACTGGCGGCGGACGTGCCGGGGATTGCCACCCTGTTTGCGAACAACACCACGGCAGGCGCGGGCAACTCGCTACCTTTTGTCTTGCGTGTGGGTGGGTTGAACACCGACGCCACGTTCAGCGGCAATTTTGCCGCGCCGGGGGTGGCCAACGGTGTGGGCATCATCAAGGAGGGCACCGGTACATGGATTCTGAACGGTCCCACGATTGAGTACAACGGCATCACGGTGGTGAGCAACGGCGTGTTGCAGTTTGGGAGTGGTACCAGTGGCAAACCGGGTCGCACGCCGGTGATTACCAATTATGCCACCCTGGCTTTTGGCCGGAGTGATGACCTGGTGGTGACGAACCTGATTGACGGGCCGGGCAACGTGGAGCAGCGCGGTACCGGCACGTTGTTCCTTGCTCCTGCCGGCGGCGCCAACCCTTATACGGGTCGCACGATTGTGCGCGCCGGATTTCTCAGCGTGAGCAACGAGGCGGCGCTCGGTCCTGCGCCGGGCAGTTACCGTGCCGATGCCATCACCCTGGCCGGTGGTGGTTTGAGGGCGGTGCAGGACCAGACCCTTGGCGAGCCGACTCGCGGCATCCAGGTGGATCCTGCAGGGGGTTCTCTGGCCGCCGACGCCGGCACGACGCTCACCGTGGGCAACGTGATTTCAGGTACCGGCCCGTTGCGGATTGTGGGGCCGGGCAATGTGCGTTTGACCGGTGCCAACACCTGGACCGGGCGGACCATCCTCCAGGGCGGAACCCTGTTGTTGGAGAGCGAATCGGTTCTGGGCAATGCCCCGGCGACGTTTGCGCCGGATCAATTGACCCTGGACGGTGGCAGGTTACAGTCCACGACTTCCTTTGCCATTGACGATGCCAACCGGGGTGTGACGGTGGCGGCCGGTGGCGGCGTGATTGCGCCGGATGCGGGCACCACACTCACCCTTGCCACACCGATCACGGGTCCGGGCAACCTCGTCAAGAACGGTGCGGGCACGTTGCGACTGGCTGCGGTGGACAATCGGACCGGAGCGACCACGGTCGAATCCGGCACCCTGGCCATTGCCGCTGGCGGGAACCTGGTGACCTCCACTCCGATCACGGTGGCTGGCGGTGCGGTGTTGGACGTGAGTGCAGCGGGTTACACCCTCAACAACGGCCAGACCCTCACCGGGTCGGGTGAGATTCGCGGTCACCTGACCGCCGGCAACGGCAGCACCATCAGCCCCGGTGAAAGCGTGGGTACGCTGACGGTGAACGGGGACCTGGACCTCACCGGTGGTGCGACCTTGCGACTGGATGTGGCGGCGGCGTCCCGCGATCAGCTGGTGGTGTCCGGCAACCTGGGTTTGTCCGGGGTCAACACGGTGAGCGTGAATCTGTTGGAGGCGCTTCCTCCGGGTTCGTACCGCCTGATCACCTATGGTGGCACTTTGAGTGGCGGCGTGGGGAATCTTACGCTGGCCGGTTACCCGCCTTCCCGCCTGGTGCCCTCGTTGACGCACGACGCCGCTGCGAAGGCGATTGACCTTACCATCACGGGGCAGGCGGCCCAGTTGATCTGGAGGGGTGGCCTGGCAGGGAACGCTTGGGACGTCAACACCACGGCCAACTGGCTCCACAATGGCGCCCCGGATGTGTTCCTGAACGGTGACACGGTCCAGTTTGACGCCACCGGTGCGGACAACTCGCAGGTGAACCTCGTGGGGAGCCTTTCACCCGGCCAGGCCATCGTGGATGCGGCGGCCAATTACACCTTCCAGGGCACGGGCAAGATCACCGGGCTGGCCTCGCTCATCAAGCGCGGCAGTGGGACGCTGACCGTGCTCACGGACAATGACTACACGGGTCCGACCCGCATCGAGGCCGGTACGGTGCAGGTGGGCAACGGGACGACGGGCGGCTCTCTGGGCAGCGGCCCCGTCACTAATGCGGCTTCGCTGGTGTACAACCTGCCGGGCGAGCGAACGGTGGCCTCGGCCATTCACGGCTCCGGTCAATTGAGCCTGCAAGCCGGGGCCCTGGTGTTGACGGGTGACAACACCTATTCGGGCGGCACCACGGTGGCTGCGGGTGCCCGGTTGCAAGTGGGCGACGGTGGTACAACCGGTTCGCTGGGCTCCGGCCCCGCCAATGTTCAGGGTGAGTTGGTGTTCCATCGGGATGGTGTACTCACCAATCCAGCTCCTATCACTGGCTCGGGCAGTGTGACCGTGCGCGGCCCGGGCCGGGTGGCGTTGGCGGCCAACAACAGTTGGTCCGGCACCACCACGGTGGACGGTGGGACGTTGCAGGTGGGCATCGGGAGCACCAACGGCACGCTGGGCACGGCCGGTCAGGTCACGCTGAGCAACGGGGGCGTGCTGGCCTTTCACCGGAGTGACAACGTGACCAATGCGGTGGCCGTGGTGGGGGATGGTACCCTGGCCCAGTTGGGCCCGGGCAAATTGGTGGTGACGTCGGATGCGAACCAATACGGCCGCACGCTTGTCTCGGGCGGGGTATTGGAGCTGGGCGACGGCGTCAATCCCGCCGGCCAGCTCGGCACGGGTCCGATCACCCTGCAGGCGCCCGGCCTCCTGGTGCTGAACCGTGCGCCCTACACGTTGACCAATCTTGTGGAGGGCACGGGCGGTCTGGTGATCCTGGGCAGCAGCAACCGGATCAGCACCGTGGGTGGGCCGAACACCTACAGCGGTGGCACGCTGTTGAGCAACACTTACGTGACCCTGGTGCCGCCGGCCACCAGCCCTGCCATTGACGGCTACGTCAGTGTCAACAGCAGGGCGTTTGGCACGGGGACCCTTCGGGTTGCCGGCAGTAACGTGGTGGAACTGGCCGGGGCCACGGTGAACGATCTGTCGGGCGCCATAGCTGTGGGCGAATTCAGTGTGCCGGTGAACGTGCCGGCTGGCAGCCGGGTGCGATTCGAGTTGCCGGGTCGGTTCACCTGGTCCTCCACCGTGACGGGTGAGGGCGTTGTGGAGCTGGGCGTGAATTACGTCCGCGGCGACATTGGCGGCGACTGGACCGGGTTCGAGGGCGTGTTGAACGTGGTGACCAACTCGGTGAACGGTGCCCCTTCGGGCTGGGACTTCCGCGTGGCCACGGCCAGCGGGTTCCCGCGGGCCCGGGTGCATCTGGTTGACAATGTGACCATGTATTCCCGTGCGGCGTCCGGCTCGGCCATTCCGTTTGGCGAGTTGAGCGGGGACCCGCTTTCCACCATCCGCGCGGCTTCGGCCGGCGGTGGCTCGCCGGGTCAGACGGTGACCTTGGTGGTGGGCGGCTTGAACACCGACGCCACTTTTGCCGGGACCCTGTACGACAACGTGAGCATTGTGAAGGTGGGTACCGGCCGATGGACGTTGACGGCCTTCCACAACCACACCGGCAACACCACGGTGAGCAACGGTGTGCTGGCGCTGGCCATGTCGCCCGAGGGGAGCAACGGGGACATCGGGTCGTCGCCCGTGATTACGGTGGCGGCGCCCGGGGTGTTGGATGTCACGGGCCGGTCCGATGGTTTGCTGGACGTGGGCGCCATGGCCCTGCAGACGTTGCGCGGAAACGGCACCGTGCGCGGCAACGTGCAGATCAACTTCTCGGGCACGTTGGCGCCCGGGTTCCCTGAAGGACACGGGGCGCTGACCGTGCAGGGCACGTTGACGCTGTACGGCAACACCACCCTCCGAATCAGCCGGACCCTTGGCCCGCAGAGCGACCGGGTGATCTGCACCAACATCGTGGTCCAACCCGGCGCCACGCTTACGGTCACCCAGTTGGACACCAACAACCTCGTTACCGGGGACGTGTTCCAGCTCTTTTCCGGACCCGTGGCGGCGGAGAACTTCGGGCTGATTGACCTGCCCCAGATGAACGCGGACGGCACGGTCCAGTACGTGTGGACCAACATGCTGGCCGTGGATGGCACCATCCGGTTGCTGCAGGGTGGTCAACCCAGCGTGAACACCACGCCCACCAACATCATGGCGGTCGTGAGTGACGGGCGGCTGGAGCTGTCCTGGCCGGCTGATCGCATCGGCTGGCGGTTGTTGAGCAACTCCGTCAGCATCACGGCGTCGGATCAGTGGTATCCCGTGGCCGGGTCCGAAGCCACCAATCGGGTGATCATCACGCCGAATCCGGCCCGGACCAACGTGTTCTACCGCCTGGTTTATCCGTAA
- the lgt gene encoding prolipoprotein diacylglyceryl transferase, which produces MHPVAFQLGPLTVHWYGVLVALGFLLGLWNAARRAPAAGLSGEAVADMGPWLIVGAVLGARLLYVLTYWREQFARAPWWEVLMVHHGGLVFYGGLAGAVLAGLVFLHRRKLPVWRTADVLAPGIALGYAVGRWGCLLNGCCYGRVCDLRWAVRYPPDNPLGPPTFPVHPSQVYDSLLSFGLYGALAWLFRRRRFDGQVFGAYLIGYALTRSVVECFRGDYPPEHIRLGLTPGHWTSLLVFLAGFTVLYTRARTAAPPGPNRTN; this is translated from the coding sequence ATGCATCCGGTGGCCTTTCAGCTCGGACCCTTGACCGTGCACTGGTACGGCGTGCTGGTCGCGTTGGGATTCCTGTTGGGACTCTGGAACGCGGCCCGCCGTGCACCCGCAGCCGGCCTGTCCGGCGAAGCCGTCGCCGACATGGGCCCCTGGCTGATCGTGGGCGCCGTGCTGGGTGCCCGACTCCTCTACGTGCTCACCTACTGGCGGGAACAGTTCGCCCGGGCGCCATGGTGGGAGGTCTTGATGGTCCATCACGGCGGCCTGGTGTTCTACGGCGGCCTTGCCGGAGCCGTCCTGGCCGGCCTGGTGTTCCTCCACCGCCGCAAACTTCCCGTGTGGCGGACCGCCGACGTGTTGGCCCCCGGCATCGCCCTCGGCTACGCCGTGGGGCGTTGGGGGTGCCTCCTGAACGGTTGTTGCTACGGCCGGGTCTGTGACCTCCGATGGGCGGTCCGTTACCCGCCCGACAACCCGCTGGGTCCGCCCACGTTCCCGGTCCACCCTTCCCAGGTCTATGATTCGTTGCTGTCCTTCGGGCTCTACGGCGCACTGGCCTGGCTGTTCCGACGCCGGCGCTTCGACGGCCAGGTCTTCGGCGCCTACCTCATCGGCTACGCACTGACCCGGTCCGTCGTCGAGTGTTTCCGCGGCGATTATCCACCCGAGCACATCCGACTCGGACTCACCCCCGGCCATTGGACCAGTCTCCTGGTGTTCCTGGCCGGCTTCACCGTGCTCTACACCCGCGCCCGCACAGCCGCGCCGCCAGGCCCAAACCGCACAAACTGA
- the miaA gene encoding tRNA (adenosine(37)-N6)-dimethylallyltransferase MiaA codes for MEESPTVPVLVLAGPTASGKSELALLLAEQIDGEIVSVDSMQVYRGMDIGTAKPPPADRARIPHHLIDVVEPTEPFDAARFVQLARSALAEIAARNRPAILCGGTGLYFKALALGLGRTPAPDPALRAQLEATPLPELLRELAEKDPVTYERIDRRNPRRVIRAVEVIRLTGRPFSAQQAPWHPQAWPTAWRGRMFALRRHPDDLRRRIELRVDHMFRAGLVEETRALLERGVPETATALQALGYRQVLDHLKGRRSLNETIAEVKLRTRQFARRQMTWLRHQMPLDWIEIYPETPALSVAQTILERWRAAGDIPRPRST; via the coding sequence ATGGAAGAATCGCCCACCGTCCCGGTGCTCGTGCTGGCCGGCCCGACCGCCTCGGGCAAAAGCGAACTGGCTTTGCTGTTGGCCGAGCAAATCGACGGCGAAATCGTCTCGGTGGACTCGATGCAGGTTTATCGCGGCATGGATATCGGCACGGCCAAGCCGCCTCCCGCGGACCGCGCCCGGATCCCACACCACCTGATCGACGTCGTCGAACCCACCGAGCCGTTCGATGCCGCCCGATTCGTGCAGTTGGCCCGGTCGGCCCTGGCGGAAATCGCCGCCCGCAACCGGCCGGCTATCCTGTGCGGCGGCACCGGACTATATTTCAAAGCCCTCGCCCTCGGCCTGGGAAGGACGCCGGCACCGGATCCCGCCCTGCGCGCACAACTCGAGGCCACCCCCCTGCCGGAACTGCTCCGTGAACTCGCCGAAAAAGACCCCGTAACCTACGAACGCATCGACCGACGCAACCCACGCCGCGTCATCCGTGCCGTGGAGGTCATCCGCCTGACCGGCCGACCTTTCTCCGCCCAACAAGCTCCCTGGCACCCACAAGCCTGGCCCACAGCATGGCGGGGCCGAATGTTCGCCCTCCGCAGGCATCCCGACGACCTCCGGCGCCGCATCGAACTCCGAGTGGACCACATGTTCCGCGCCGGCCTCGTGGAGGAAACCCGCGCCCTCCTGGAGCGGGGCGTGCCGGAAACCGCCACCGCCCTCCAAGCCCTGGGCTACCGACAGGTGCTGGACCACCTCAAAGGCCGCCGGTCCCTGAACGAAACCATTGCCGAGGTCAAACTCCGAACCCGGCAATTCGCACGCCGCCAAATGACATGGCTCCGACACCAAATGCCCCTGGACTGGATCGAGATCTACCCGGAAACACCAGCCCTATCCGTCGCCCAGACCATTCTGGAACGCTGGCGGGCCGCCGGCGACATTCCCAGACCCCGCTCAACCTGA